CCCTGAAGTTAATACGGGAAAGCCCGAACTGACGCATATACCCCCGGGGCCGGCCTGTAAGTTTACATCTGTTGTGTAAACGGACAGGAGAGGCATTCCTGGGTAATTTCTGCAGGGCAGCATAATCCCCGGCAGATTTTAAAGCAGCTCTTTTATCAGCATACCTGTTGACGAGTTTCTGCCTTTTAACTTCCCTGGCTTTCATCGATTCTTTTGCCATAGATATTATTGATTTAAAATTTTAAACGGTAAACCAAATTCCTTTAATAATGCGAAAGCTTCCTTATCAGTGCGCGCAGAGGTGACAAACGTGATATCCATTCCGTTCATTTTTGCCACTTTGTCAATGTCGATTTCAGGAAAAATAATTTGTTCGGTTACGCCGAATGTATAATTTCCTCTGCCGTCAAATCCTTTGTCGCTGATTCCCCTGAAGTCCCTTATTCTTGGCATTGCCACTGATACGAGCCTGTCGAGGAATTCATACATCCTGTGCCCGCGCAGGGTGACCCTGACAGCAATAGGCATGCCGCGGCGCAGCTTGAAATTGGATATATCACTCTTCGACTTGGTGGCCACAGCCCTCTGCCCGGTGATCGTTGTCATCTCACTGATGCTGGATTCTATCAGCTTTTTGTCGGTGATGGCCACTCCGACACCCTGGTTGAGACATATCTTATGCAGCCTGGGGACCTGCATGACCGTCGTATAACTGAACTGCTTCATTAAAGCAGGCACGATCTCTTCGTCGTATTTTTTCTTTAATCTTGGTACGTATTCCATTACTTGATAACCCCCCCCGATTTTTTTGAATAACGAACTAGTTTATTGGTCTTGCTATCTTTCCTGCGCCCTGTCCTGGTGGGATGTCCTGCTCCGTCAATAACCTTCAGGTTGGAAATATGAATCGGTGATTCCTTATGTATGATGCCCCCTTTGGGATTCTGGGTGTTGGGCCGGCTGTGTTTTGATACCATGTTGATACCTTCCACGATAGCTGTCTGTTTATCTTTGTTTATGATAAGGACTCTTCCCTGCTGGCCTTTTGAATCCCCGGAGATAACCATCACTGTATCACCCTTCTTGATGTGCAGTTTATGTATCATATGTGTTAATATTTGAATCCTTTAAAGCACCTCAGGTGCAAGTGAAACTATCTTCATATATTTTTTATCCCTCAGCTCCCTGGCTATGGGCCCGAAAATTCGCGTGCCGATCATCTCGCCAGCAGCGTTCAGTAACACAACAGCATTATCATCAAAACGGATATAAGATCCGTCATTTCGCCTGATCTCTTTACTGGTTCTGACAATGACCGCTTTGGAGACTGTTCCCTTTTTAATGTTGCCTGATGGCAATGCATCTTTAACTGTGACAATGATCAGGTCACCCACAGAAGCATACCTTCTTTTGGTTCCGCCAAGGACCCTGATACAAAGTACCTCCCTGGCACCGCTGTTATCGGCAACGACAAGTCTTGATTCCTGTTGTATCATAATTATTTAGCTCTTTCAATGATTTCTACTAATCGCCAACATTTAGTCTTGCTTAATGGTCTGGTTTCAGCAATACGTACTGTATCGCCTTCATGGCTTTCATTCTTTTCGTCGTGTGCAACAAAAGTGCTTGACTTTTTAACAAACTTGCCATACATGGGATGTTTCACCTTGCGTGCAACCTCCACGATAATGGTCTTATTCATTTTTTCGCTGACCACTATTCCGATTTTCTCTTTTCTAAGCTTTCTTTCCATCTTAAAAAACTTTACTTTGTAACTTGCTCATTTTTTTTCAAAGCTTCTGCCATCCTGCGTTTATGCAATTCAGTTTCCAGCCTGGCAATGCCCTTCCTGTAAACCTTAATTTTATTAGGGTTCTCAAGAGGCGACACGGTGTGCGTCAGTTTCAGCTTTATCAGTTGTTTTTTTTCTTCTTCAAGTCTTTCAAGCAATTCAGGCGTTGAAAGCTCCCTGATGACGGATTGTTCCATAGTTATTATGCTATTTCTTCAATATAATCTTTTCTGACAACAAATCTTGTGAGTACCGGCAATTTTTGGGCAGCCAGACGTAATGATTCCTTCGCTATATCGAGGGGTACTCCATCTATCTCAAAGAGAATCCTTCCGGGCGTCACACAAGCTACGAACATCTCCGGGGCACCTTTTCCTTTGCCCATTCGAACTTCAGCAGGCTTCTTGGTTATAGGCTTGTCAGGAAATATTCTTATCCATATCTGCCCTTCACGTTTCATATGACGGGTGAGGGCCTGACGGGCTGCTTCAATCTGGCGGCCAGTGATCCACTCCTGCTCCAGCGTCTTAATGCCAAAGGAGCCAAAAGCCAGTTGGTTGCCCCTCATAGCACATCCCTTCATTCTTCCCTTTTGCTGTTTTCTGTATTTGGTTTTTTTCGGCTGTAACATAGTTACTATCGTTTAAGTTGAACTATTAATCTGTTTATCTTGGTCCGCGGCCTTTAGGTCTTCCACCTTTGGCTCTCACTCCCGGTGTGGGCTTTGCTTTGACCACCGAGCCGGAAGGTGAGAGTTCGCGTTTTTCGTATACCTCACCTTTGCATATCCACACTTTGATACCGATTCTTCCATAGGTTGTATGGGCTTCAGCTGTAGCATAATCAATATCGGCCCTGAGCGTATGTAGTGGGATGCGGCCTTCCTTATACTGTTCACTCCGTGCCATTTCAGCACCACCAAGACGTCCGGATATCATGATCTTGATACCTTCGGCGCCGATCCGCATGGAGGAGGCTATCGCAGTTTTTATCGCACGGCGGTAGGATATCCTGCCCTCAATCTGTTTGGCAACAGTATTGCCGACGATGATGGCATCCAGTTCAGGCCTTTTGATTTCCGATATGTTGATCTGCACTTCCTTATTCGTGAGCTTCTTAAGCTCTTCCTTAAGCTTATCGACTTCCTGGCCGGCCTTGCCGATGATGATACCGGGACGTGCCGTGTTAATGGTCACAGTCACCAGCTTCAACGTACGTTCTATGATCGTCCTGGAGATACCGGCTTTGGAAAGACGTGCATTCAGATATCTCCGTATTTTTTCGTCTTCTACAAGTTTACTTGCAAAACTTTTCCCTCCAAACCAGTTGGAATCCCATCCACGGATGATCCCTAATCTGTTGCCTATTGGATTCGTCTTTTGTCCCATTAAGTTTCTTTTTTGTGATGATTGTTATTTGGGGTGATTTATACGTTAGCTGTTTCTAATACTTTTTTCTTTTCTTTTACAGGCTTATCAACCACTTCTTTCATGCTGTCGAGCAGCAGGGTAATGTGATTGGAACGTTTCCTGATGCGGTAGGCGCGTCCCTGTGGTGCAGGCCTGACACGTTTCAATTGCCTGCCGCTGTCCACATATACCTCCTTCACATAGAGATGGCTCTCTTCTATACGGGCACCTTCATTCTTGGCCTGCCAGTTGGCAATAGCGGATAGCAACAGCTTATGCAGGTCTTTTGATGGTTCCTTGTGGGTATTCTTTAATATATGCAGGGCAGATTCCACATCCACACCGCGGATGAGATCAGCAACCAACCGCATTTTACGAGGTGATGACGGACAGTTGCGAAGCTGCGCTGCAAATACCTTTTTACTTGCTTCCTTTATCTGCTCTGATCTGATTCGTTTTCTGGCTCCCATAGCTTTATAATTTCAATTATTTCTTACCTTTTACTTCCTGCATGACCTCTGAAGATGCGTGTCGGGGCAAATTCACCCAGCCGGTGCCCAACCATATTCTCGGTGACATACACCGGAATAAACTTGTTACCGTTATGCACAGCAATGGTCAATCCGACAAACTCCGGTGAAATCACCGAACCTCTTGACCATGTCTTAATGACTGATTTCTTCCTGGTCTGAACGGCATCTGATACCTTTTTCTCCAGTTTGTAGTGAATAAATGGTCCTTTTTTCAGTGAACGGCTCATGATATAATGATTTAACTGTTCTTTACTTTTTTCTCTTTTCTATGATATATTTATTGGAGTCCTTTTTTGCCTTCCGTGTGCGGTAACCTTTGGCCGGTATACCCTTTCTGGAACGGGGGTGACCGCCGGATGCACGGCCTTCGCCGCCACCCATAGGATGGTCAACAGGATTCATGGCGACGCCTCTTGTTCGCGGGCGGCGACCCATCCAACGGCTACGGCCGGCCTTGCCCGATACCTCCAGGTTATGGTCAGGATTGGAAACCATGCCAATGGTCGCCCTGCATGTCTGAAGAATCATACGTGTCTCGCCTGATGGCATCTTCAGAATGGCATATTTGTTATCCCGTGACATAAGCTGTGCATACGACCCGGCACTGCGTGCCATCTTTGCACCCTCTCCCGGCCTCAGCTCCACATTGTGTATGATGGTGCCAAAAGGTATCTCGCTGAGGTACATCGTGTTTCCGATTTCCGGGGCAACACCTTTTCCCGAGCTGACCTGCTGGCCAACCTTGATACCATAAGGCGCTATGATGTATCTCTTCTCGCCGTCAGCATAATATAACAGGGCCACCCGCGATGATCTGTTTGGATCATACTCGATGGACTTCACCAATGCAGGTATGCCCTCCTTTTCACGCTTAAAATCTATAAGCCTGTACTGACGTTTATGACCTCCGCCATGGTAACGGATAGTCATCTTACCTTCATTATTTCTGCCGCCGGTCTTGTGTATCGGCACCAATAATCTTTTTTCAGGCGTGCTGGCTGTCAGGTCATCAAACGCACTGATGAGTTTAAAGCGCTGACCGGGCGTTGTCGGTTTGAATTTTTTTAAAGCCATTTATTTAAATATTGCTGTAAAAATCAATAGTTTCACCTTCTGCTAATGTGACAATAGCCTTTTTGTATGCATTCGTTCTACCTTGAAGAATGCCTGACTTTGTATACCGGGATTTGATCTTGCCCGAATAATTCATCGTATTCACAGAGAGCACGTCAACGCCATAGATATCCTTTATAGCCTTCTTGATCTGAAGCTTATTAGCCCTCCTGTCGACGATGAATCCAAACTGGTTGAGCGCTTCTCCCTTGGCTGTCATCTTTTCCGTTATGATCGGTTCTAGTATGATACCCATTGTACTTTTATTTAAATGTTCTTTTTGAGCCTTCCGGTATTATTCTGCCAAAACTTTTTCAATATCCTTCAGGGATCCTTCCACAATGAACAACCTGTTGTGTTTGAGGATGTCGTATGTGTTTATATCGGTCGCATTCATGATTTTCACCTGTTGCAGGTTCCTGGATGAAAGAAGGATATTCCGGTCGGAGGCAGGTACGACAAATAATGCTTTCTTGTTCCCCGTTTCAAAATTCTTTAGTATCTCTATAAAGTTTTTGGTCCGTGGTTTTTCGAACTTCAGATCGTCGAGGATGATAATCTCATTATCTTTTGCCTTGTAACTTAATGCAGAGACACGTGCCAGGCGTTTGACCTTTTTATTCACCTTAAAATCATAATCTCTCGGATGGGGACCGAATATCCTTCCGCCGCCCCTGAATAAGGGCGACTTGATACTTCCGGACCGTGCCGTACCGGTGCCTTTCTGCCGTTTAAGCTTCTTTGTGCTTCCCGACACCGCACTTTTCTCCAATGTGTCATGTGTACCCTGCCGTTGATTGTCCATATATTGCTTCGTGTCGAGGTATATGGCATGGTCATTTGGTTCTGCACCAAATATGGCACTGTCCAGGGTAATGCTCCTGGATGTCTTGGTACCGTCCATTTGAAATACTGCTAACTCCATCTTTCTAATATTAAATATGAACCATTTGGCCCAGGGACTGATCCTTTGACTATGACTATATTCTTATCAGGGATAAGTTTCATGATCTGAAGATTGATCATTTTAATCCTGCTGTTTCCAACCTGACCAGCCATACGCGTTCCCTTGAATACGCGCGAAGGATATGATGATGCGCCGACAGATCCGGGTGCTCTCAGCCTGTTACTCTGGCCATGGCTGGCTTCGCCGACACCTTTAAAACCATACCGTTTCACAACACCCTGAAAACCCTTGCCTTTTGTATATCCTACCACATCGATAAACTCGCCTTCAATGAAAACGTCTACCGTAATAACATCGCCGAAAGTCTTCTGGTGTCCAGCTTCAAACCTAGTGAATTCACGGAGGATCTTCTTGGGAGTGGTTTTGGCTTTTATATAATGACCTTTCATGGCCTTGGTGGTCTTATTCTCCTTTTGGTCATCAAAAGCGAGTTGAATGGCCTCATAACCATCTGTATCCTTGGTCCTGACCTGTGTTACGATACATGGCCCGGCCTGAATGACCGTACAGGGAATATTCTTTCCGTTGTCATCGTAAATGCTGGTCATTCCGACCTTTTTTCCTATAAGTCCTGACATGATATGCTGTTTTTAAGACTTTTATTTACTCTCGTTCTCTACACTTTTATTTCCACTTCAACACCGCTGGGCAATTCAA
The sequence above is a segment of the Bacteroidota bacterium genome. Coding sequences within it:
- the rpsN gene encoding 30S ribosomal protein S14 — translated: MAKESMKAREVKRQKLVNRYADKRAALKSAGDYAALQKLPRNASPVRLHNRCKLTGRPRGYMRQFGLSRINFREMALQGLIPGVKKASW
- the rplE gene encoding 50S ribosomal protein L5, which produces MEYVPRLKKKYDEEIVPALMKQFSYTTVMQVPRLHKICLNQGVGVAITDKKLIESSISEMTTITGQRAVATKSKSDISNFKLRRGMPIAVRVTLRGHRMYEFLDRLVSVAMPRIRDFRGISDKGFDGRGNYTFGVTEQIIFPEIDIDKVAKMNGMDITFVTSARTDKEAFALLKEFGLPFKILNQ
- the rplX gene encoding 50S ribosomal protein L24, giving the protein MHKLHIKKGDTVMVISGDSKGQQGRVLIINKDKQTAIVEGINMVSKHSRPNTQNPKGGIIHKESPIHISNLKVIDGAGHPTRTGRRKDSKTNKLVRYSKKSGGVIK
- the rplN gene encoding 50S ribosomal protein L14 yields the protein MIQQESRLVVADNSGAREVLCIRVLGGTKRRYASVGDLIIVTVKDALPSGNIKKGTVSKAVIVRTSKEIRRNDGSYIRFDDNAVVLLNAAGEMIGTRIFGPIARELRDKKYMKIVSLAPEVL
- the rpsQ gene encoding 30S ribosomal protein S17; amino-acid sequence: MERKLRKEKIGIVVSEKMNKTIIVEVARKVKHPMYGKFVKKSSTFVAHDEKNESHEGDTVRIAETRPLSKTKCWRLVEIIERAK
- the rpmC gene encoding 50S ribosomal protein L29 → MEQSVIRELSTPELLERLEEEKKQLIKLKLTHTVSPLENPNKIKVYRKGIARLETELHKRRMAEALKKNEQVTK
- the rplP gene encoding 50S ribosomal protein L16, whose amino-acid sequence is MLQPKKTKYRKQQKGRMKGCAMRGNQLAFGSFGIKTLEQEWITGRQIEAARQALTRHMKREGQIWIRIFPDKPITKKPAEVRMGKGKGAPEMFVACVTPGRILFEIDGVPLDIAKESLRLAAQKLPVLTRFVVRKDYIEEIA
- the rpsC gene encoding 30S ribosomal protein S3; this translates as MGQKTNPIGNRLGIIRGWDSNWFGGKSFASKLVEDEKIRRYLNARLSKAGISRTIIERTLKLVTVTINTARPGIIIGKAGQEVDKLKEELKKLTNKEVQINISEIKRPELDAIIVGNTVAKQIEGRISYRRAIKTAIASSMRIGAEGIKIMISGRLGGAEMARSEQYKEGRIPLHTLRADIDYATAEAHTTYGRIGIKVWICKGEVYEKRELSPSGSVVKAKPTPGVRAKGGRPKGRGPR
- the rplV gene encoding 50S ribosomal protein L22; translated protein: MGARKRIRSEQIKEASKKVFAAQLRNCPSSPRKMRLVADLIRGVDVESALHILKNTHKEPSKDLHKLLLSAIANWQAKNEGARIEESHLYVKEVYVDSGRQLKRVRPAPQGRAYRIRKRSNHITLLLDSMKEVVDKPVKEKKKVLETANV
- the rpsS gene encoding 30S ribosomal protein S19, giving the protein MSRSLKKGPFIHYKLEKKVSDAVQTRKKSVIKTWSRGSVISPEFVGLTIAVHNGNKFIPVYVTENMVGHRLGEFAPTRIFRGHAGSKR
- the rplB gene encoding 50S ribosomal protein L2, producing the protein MALKKFKPTTPGQRFKLISAFDDLTASTPEKRLLVPIHKTGGRNNEGKMTIRYHGGGHKRQYRLIDFKREKEGIPALVKSIEYDPNRSSRVALLYYADGEKRYIIAPYGIKVGQQVSSGKGVAPEIGNTMYLSEIPFGTIIHNVELRPGEGAKMARSAGSYAQLMSRDNKYAILKMPSGETRMILQTCRATIGMVSNPDHNLEVSGKAGRSRWMGRRPRTRGVAMNPVDHPMGGGEGRASGGHPRSRKGIPAKGYRTRKAKKDSNKYIIEKRKK
- the rplW gene encoding 50S ribosomal protein L23, with the translated sequence MGIILEPIITEKMTAKGEALNQFGFIVDRRANKLQIKKAIKDIYGVDVLSVNTMNYSGKIKSRYTKSGILQGRTNAYKKAIVTLAEGETIDFYSNI
- the rplD gene encoding 50S ribosomal protein L4 is translated as MELAVFQMDGTKTSRSITLDSAIFGAEPNDHAIYLDTKQYMDNQRQGTHDTLEKSAVSGSTKKLKRQKGTGTARSGSIKSPLFRGGGRIFGPHPRDYDFKVNKKVKRLARVSALSYKAKDNEIIILDDLKFEKPRTKNFIEILKNFETGNKKALFVVPASDRNILLSSRNLQQVKIMNATDINTYDILKHNRLFIVEGSLKDIEKVLAE
- the rplC gene encoding 50S ribosomal protein L3 produces the protein MSGLIGKKVGMTSIYDDNGKNIPCTVIQAGPCIVTQVRTKDTDGYEAIQLAFDDQKENKTTKAMKGHYIKAKTTPKKILREFTRFEAGHQKTFGDVITVDVFIEGEFIDVVGYTKGKGFQGVVKRYGFKGVGEASHGQSNRLRAPGSVGASSYPSRVFKGTRMAGQVGNSRIKMINLQIMKLIPDKNIVIVKGSVPGPNGSYLILERWS